GGCCCCCGATGTCCTCACCCGGGCCCGTGCCCTCGTCGTTCCCGCCCTCGAGGAGGCGGTGGCCCGCCTCAACGATGAGCTGCGGCTGCCCGTGGAGTACCACCTCGGGTGGCGCGCCGCAAACGGGGCGCCGGTGCCGGGGCGCTCGGGCAAGTTCGTCCGTCCCGCCCTGGCCGTCCTGTCGACAGAGGCGGCGGGGGCCCCTGCCCACGTCGGAGTGCCGGGCGCAGTGGCGGTGGAGCTGCTGCACAACTTCTCGCTCGTGCACGACGACGTCATCGACCGCGACGCCGAGCGGCGACACCGGCCGACGGTGTGGGCCCAGTTCGGCGTGGCAACGGCGGTGATAGCCGGTGATGCACTGCTGGCGCTGGCCCATCAGACCCTGCTCGACCAGCCCGGAGCCGGCGCCCGGGTCGCGGCCCGCTCCCTGGCGTGCGCGACCACCGCCCTCATCGGCGGCGAAGCCGACGACATGGCCTTCGAACAGCGCCTCGACGTGTCGGTCGACGAATGCCTCGAGATGGCCATCGGCAAGACCGGCGCCCTGCTCGCCTGCGCGTCCTCGATCGGCGTTCTCCTCGCCGAAGGCGGGGTGGAGCTATACGAGGCCCTGGCCGACTTCGGGCTCAACGTGGGGCTCGCCTTCCAGGCCGTCGACGACGTCCTCGGCATCTGGGGGGACCCGGCGGCCACCGGCAAACCGGCGTGGAGCGACCTGCGCGACCGGAAGAAGACCCTGCCGATCGCGGTGGCGCTGGCGTCCGGCCACGCCGCCGTGGACGAGCTGCGCGCCCTGCTCGGTGGCGACCTGCTCGGCGACGACGAGGTCGCACGCGCCGCCGTCCTGGTCGAGGTCTGCGGGGGTCGCGACGAGACCGAGCGCCAGGCCCGCGCCTTCCTTGGGGCCGCCCTCGAGGCCATCGACGACGTCGACCTCCCGGCGCCCACCCGCGCCGAGCTCACCGACCTGGCCCGCTTCGTCGTCGACCGGGACTTCTAGGCGAGATCCCGTGGCCCTCACCGCCGACCCCGCCGACACCGTCGCCGCTGTCGACACCCGTCTCGACCAGGACCGGCAGGAGCCGGAAGCGGCCGGCGCCCTCGACCGTGCCGTGCACCGGCTCGTCGAGCTGCAGGACCCCGCCGGCTGGTGGAAGGGGGAGCTGGAGACCAACGTCACGATGGACGCTGAAGACCTCCTGCTGCGGCACTTCCTCGGGATCCTCAGCGCCGAGGACGGCGCCGACACGGCGCGCTGGATCCGCAGCCAGCAGCGCGACGACGGGACGTGGTCCACCTTCTACGGCGGGCCGCCGGACCTCTCGACGACCATCGAGGCCTACGTCGCCCTCCGCCTCACGGGCCAGGCCGCCGACTCCCCCCACCTGGGCCGGGCAGCCCGCTGGATCCGCGCCGCGGGCGGAATCGAGGCGTCACGCGTCTTCACCCGCATCTGGCTGGCCCTGTTCGGGGAGTGGCGGTGGGAGGACCTGCCCGCCCTGCCCCCCGAGGTCGTGCTGCTCCCGCCCGGTGTCCCCCTCAACATCTACGACTTCGCGTGCTGGGCCCGCCAGACGATCGTCCCCCTCACCATCGTGGCCACCCACCGGCCGGTGCGGCCCCTGCCCTTCACCCTCGACGAGCTGCGCACCGGTTCCCCACCTGCTCGTCCCGGCGGGAAGTGGGGTCTCCTGGACCGCCTGCTCCACACCTACGGTCGGCTGCGCCCCAACCCCGTGCGGGCCCTGGCCCTGGGCCGGGCGGAGCGGTGGATCCTCCGCCGGCAGGAGGCAGACGGCTCGTGGGGCGGCATCCAGCCTCCGTGGGTGTACTCGATCCTGGCCCTGCACCTGCAGGGGTACCCCCTCGACCATCCCGCCGTCTCCGCCGCCCTCGAGGGACTCGAGCGCTTCACCGTCCGCGACCAGCGGGGCCGGAGGCTGGAGGCGTGCCAGTCCCCGGTGTGGGACACGGCCCTGGCGCTGGTGGCCCTCGGTGACGCCCGGTCGACCCGGACCGGCGCGGCGGCCCCCGCCGGTGACGAGGTGGACGGGGCGACGGCCCGCGCCGCCCGGTGGCTGCTGGGCGAGGAGATCGCAGTGGGCGGGGACTGGGCCGTGCGCCGCCCCCGGCTGTCTCCCGGCGGCTGGGCCTTCGAGTTCGAGAACGACAACTACCCCGACATCGACGACACCGCCGAGGTGGTGCTGGCGCTGCGCCGGGCGGCACCGGGCTCGGCGGAGGTGGAGGCGGCCTGCGCCCGGGCGGTGGCCTGGGTCGAGGGCATGCAGTGCCGCGCCGGAGGGTGGGCGGCCTTCGACGTGGACAACGACCGGGAGGCGTGCCGCCAGCTCCCGTTCTGCGACTTCGGGGAGGTGATCGACCCGCCCAGCGCCGACGTCACCGCCCATGTGGTGGAGATGCTGGCGGCGGAGCCCGGTGCCGACCACCGGGTCCTGGCCCGGGGCGTGGACTGGCTGTGGAGCCAGCAGGAGGCGGACGGCTCGTGGTTCGGGCGGTGGGGGGCCAACCACGTCTACGGCACCGGTGCCGCGGTCCCGGCCCTGGTGGCTGCCGGCGCGTCACCCTCCGACGCCCGGATCCGGCGGGCGCTGCGCTGGCTCACCGCCCACCAGAACTCCGACGGGGGCTTCGGTGAGGACCTCCGCTCCTACGACGACCCGTCGTGGCGGGGCCGGGGTGCGTCCACCCCGTCCCAGACGGCATGGGCCCTCCTGGCGTTCCTCGCCACGGGGGAACGGGGCCCGGCCGCGGCGCGGGCCGTGGCGTGGCTGGTGCGAAACCAGAGGGAGGACGGTTCGTGGGACGAGCCCTGCTTCACCGGCACCGGCTTCCCCGGCGACTTCTACATCAACTACCACCTGTACCGGCTGGTGTTCCCGGTGATGGCACTAGGCCGGTGGGTGGCGGGAACGGGGCCGGCGTGACCGTACGGCCCGCCGAGGCGCCCCTCCAGGTGGTGCTGGCCGGACCCCGGTCGTTCTGTGCCGGAGTGGAGCGGGCCATCGAGATCGTGCACCGCGCCCTCGAGCGCTTCGGGACGCCCGTCTACGTGCGGCGCCAGATCGTGCACAACTCCCATGTGGTGGCCCGCCTCGAGCGGGCCGGGGCGGTGTTCGTCGAGGAGCTCGACGAGGTGCCGGAGGGCGCCACCGTCGTGCTCTCGGCCCACGGCGTCACGCCGGTGGTCCGCGCCGACGCGGCGGGACGCCGGCTGCACGTCATCGACGCCACCTGCCCACTGGTGGCCAAGGTGCACGCCGAGGCCCGGCGCTTCAGCCGCCAGGGCCGCCACGTCCTCCTGATCGGGCACCGGGGCCACGACGAGGTGGAGGGAACCCTCGGCGAGGTACCGGGGACCCATCTCCTGGAGTCGGAGGCCGACGTGCAGGCCCTGTCCCTCGACGCCGGCGCCGAGGTGGGGCTGCTGACCCAGACGACCCTCGCACCCGACGAGGTCGCGCCGATAGCCGAGGCGGTGCGCGCCCGGTTCGCGGGCACCGCGGTGCCGGCGGCCAGCGACATCTGCTTTGCCACCCAGAACCGCCAGGAGGCGGTGCGGGCGGTGGCGGCCGAGTGCGAGGTGGTGCTGGTCGTGGGCTCCGCCAACTCTTCGAACAGCAACCGCCTGGTGGAGGTGGCGGCGCGGGCGGGGGCCCGGGCCCACCTGGTCGAGGACGCCGCCGCCGTCGATCCCCGGTGGCTCGACGGCGTGAGGCGGGTAGGGCTCTCGGCCGGGGCGTCGACCCCCGAGACACTCGTGTCCG
The sequence above is drawn from the Acidimicrobiales bacterium genome and encodes:
- a CDS encoding polyprenyl synthetase family protein, encoding MTTVQTAPDVLTRARALVVPALEEAVARLNDELRLPVEYHLGWRAANGAPVPGRSGKFVRPALAVLSTEAAGAPAHVGVPGAVAVELLHNFSLVHDDVIDRDAERRHRPTVWAQFGVATAVIAGDALLALAHQTLLDQPGAGARVAARSLACATTALIGGEADDMAFEQRLDVSVDECLEMAIGKTGALLACASSIGVLLAEGGVELYEALADFGLNVGLAFQAVDDVLGIWGDPAATGKPAWSDLRDRKKTLPIAVALASGHAAVDELRALLGGDLLGDDEVARAAVLVEVCGGRDETERQARAFLGAALEAIDDVDLPAPTRAELTDLARFVVDRDF
- the ispH gene encoding 4-hydroxy-3-methylbut-2-enyl diphosphate reductase; this encodes MTVRPAEAPLQVVLAGPRSFCAGVERAIEIVHRALERFGTPVYVRRQIVHNSHVVARLERAGAVFVEELDEVPEGATVVLSAHGVTPVVRADAAGRRLHVIDATCPLVAKVHAEARRFSRQGRHVLLIGHRGHDEVEGTLGEVPGTHLLESEADVQALSLDAGAEVGLLTQTTLAPDEVAPIAEAVRARFAGTAVPAASDICFATQNRQEAVRAVAAECEVVLVVGSANSSNSNRLVEVAARAGARAHLVEDAAAVDPRWLDGVRRVGLSAGASTPETLVSGVVDRLRSLGPVEVTTRDVVDEDVFFQLPPEVR
- the shc gene encoding squalene--hopene cyclase, producing the protein MALTADPADTVAAVDTRLDQDRQEPEAAGALDRAVHRLVELQDPAGWWKGELETNVTMDAEDLLLRHFLGILSAEDGADTARWIRSQQRDDGTWSTFYGGPPDLSTTIEAYVALRLTGQAADSPHLGRAARWIRAAGGIEASRVFTRIWLALFGEWRWEDLPALPPEVVLLPPGVPLNIYDFACWARQTIVPLTIVATHRPVRPLPFTLDELRTGSPPARPGGKWGLLDRLLHTYGRLRPNPVRALALGRAERWILRRQEADGSWGGIQPPWVYSILALHLQGYPLDHPAVSAALEGLERFTVRDQRGRRLEACQSPVWDTALALVALGDARSTRTGAAAPAGDEVDGATARAARWLLGEEIAVGGDWAVRRPRLSPGGWAFEFENDNYPDIDDTAEVVLALRRAAPGSAEVEAACARAVAWVEGMQCRAGGWAAFDVDNDREACRQLPFCDFGEVIDPPSADVTAHVVEMLAAEPGADHRVLARGVDWLWSQQEADGSWFGRWGANHVYGTGAAVPALVAAGASPSDARIRRALRWLTAHQNSDGGFGEDLRSYDDPSWRGRGASTPSQTAWALLAFLATGERGPAAARAVAWLVRNQREDGSWDEPCFTGTGFPGDFYINYHLYRLVFPVMALGRWVAGTGPA